A stretch of Candidatus Cloacimonadota bacterium DNA encodes these proteins:
- a CDS encoding T9SS type A sorting domain-containing protein yields the protein MSCNLFARNIYVDGDQAAYGNGTISTPYKSIVSAISEARNHAEPNTIHIKGRDSANYYDQNLSISGFQYPLTLKQWDISSNELIIKGTGNSMSTITLGNNAATIKIMGATISRASEPQINSTLLGGGLFIYYSESVVIEDCIINHCRAWKGGGIYAYQSDLELINTKMHNNTGVRYTGLVLISFGGAIYAEDSEITVSESLLYFNHGGSQTACEETIYLYGGLLSCEATTLYHDSPTAVQVWTYEGDSVFQNCIIFQPYMNVNASYEFCCAYNTQYSAFGGLGNIIADPMFNGDFSLEKGSPCIGTGYSADFWDHQGAPGNQDLITPHDETQDIGGIPYNGDRFIRYSFDDDPQGNWMCFPVLDDHSYVNIDGVDYRADNMRAFFYDYEGPFSEMDRVSFKWYDPGNVFGEYTHRPNAVITWHYMRGLNSDEGFLGYKALFNSPLEMERLHGYHVPLDQYVQVPEPGVENWIGYFLPETQTVSAFGSYLDELYYIQHKDWTMVRIMAKRGAPWIVFGEVGAPSPSLSYGDMVIVKRFGSPSVGQFQWARGLHATKYVRETPEYFEFNIEPDYTAVFVQMDSLATTKEIAIMSDDLCYGAAVVNGETVMIPAFISSLPEGSELELVAWDGAKSSAKSISINLFDQTNNAYVQCSSFVKDTSDHYLIKMGSTLPDTDAPSTLSLGIKNYPNPFNPSTTISYSVPANGDVMLNIYNAKGQLVNTLVSEHKNKGNYQVVWQGRDMSGNSVASGLYFTRLVSGGKSINNKMLLLK from the coding sequence ATGTCATGCAACCTCTTTGCCAGAAACATTTATGTAGATGGCGACCAAGCTGCATACGGTAATGGGACAATCAGTACTCCATACAAATCAATTGTATCCGCAATCAGCGAAGCCCGCAACCATGCTGAACCCAATACAATCCATATTAAAGGTAGAGATAGTGCTAATTATTACGATCAAAACCTGAGTATTAGCGGATTTCAATATCCTCTAACTCTCAAGCAGTGGGATATAAGTAGCAATGAATTGATTATCAAAGGAACGGGAAACTCAATGTCCACAATCACGTTGGGCAACAATGCTGCTACGATTAAGATAATGGGTGCCACAATATCCAGAGCATCGGAGCCCCAAATTAACTCTACTCTGCTGGGAGGAGGCCTTTTTATTTATTATAGCGAATCCGTAGTAATTGAAGATTGCATAATTAATCATTGTCGAGCATGGAAAGGCGGTGGGATCTATGCATATCAATCAGATCTAGAGCTAATCAACACGAAAATGCACAATAACACCGGAGTTCGCTACACTGGCTTAGTATTAATCTCTTTCGGTGGAGCAATTTATGCAGAAGATTCCGAGATTACAGTCAGCGAATCACTGCTCTATTTTAATCATGGAGGTTCACAAACTGCCTGTGAAGAAACTATTTATCTGTATGGAGGATTATTGTCTTGCGAAGCTACAACCCTTTATCATGATTCGCCTACAGCCGTACAGGTGTGGACATACGAAGGGGATTCAGTGTTCCAAAACTGCATAATATTCCAGCCCTACATGAATGTAAATGCCTCTTACGAGTTTTGTTGTGCCTATAATACCCAGTACTCCGCGTTTGGGGGTTTGGGCAACATAATTGCTGACCCAATGTTCAATGGTGATTTTTCTCTTGAGAAAGGTTCCCCCTGTATAGGTACTGGATATTCTGCGGATTTCTGGGATCATCAAGGGGCTCCGGGAAATCAAGACTTGATTACTCCTCACGATGAAACCCAAGACATTGGCGGAATACCCTATAATGGCGATCGATTCATTAGATATAGCTTCGATGATGACCCTCAAGGAAACTGGATGTGCTTTCCGGTTCTTGATGACCATTCCTATGTAAACATTGATGGGGTTGATTACCGTGCCGACAATATGCGAGCTTTCTTCTACGATTATGAAGGACCTTTTTCAGAGATGGATAGGGTCTCATTCAAGTGGTATGATCCCGGCAATGTGTTTGGCGAATATACTCATAGGCCGAATGCTGTAATCACTTGGCACTACATGCGTGGATTGAACAGCGACGAAGGATTCCTTGGCTATAAAGCTCTTTTCAATAGCCCCTTAGAAATGGAGAGGCTACATGGCTACCATGTGCCTTTAGATCAATATGTCCAAGTCCCAGAGCCCGGGGTAGAGAATTGGATAGGTTATTTCCTGCCTGAGACGCAAACTGTTAGTGCTTTCGGTTCCTACCTGGATGAGTTATATTATATCCAGCATAAGGACTGGACGATGGTAAGAATAATGGCGAAAAGAGGAGCTCCATGGATTGTATTTGGAGAAGTAGGAGCACCAAGCCCATCTCTTTCATACGGAGACATGGTCATAGTAAAGAGGTTCGGTTCGCCCAGTGTTGGACAGTTTCAATGGGCAAGGGGTTTACATGCTACAAAGTATGTTCGTGAAACACCTGAATACTTTGAGTTCAATATCGAGCCCGATTATACAGCAGTATTTGTTCAAATGGATTCTCTTGCCACGACAAAAGAGATAGCCATTATGAGCGATGATCTGTGTTATGGTGCCGCGGTGGTGAATGGTGAAACAGTGATGATTCCAGCCTTTATATCGTCTCTGCCAGAAGGCTCGGAATTGGAGCTTGTCGCTTGGGACGGAGCCAAGTCCAGTGCTAAATCTATCTCCATCAACCTTTTTGATCAGACCAATAATGCATACGTACAGTGCAGCTCTTTTGTAAAAGACACATCTGATCATTATCTGATTAAAATGGGTTCTACGCTCCCCGATACTGACGCACCGAGTACGCTAAGCTTAGGTATTAAGAACTATCCCAATCCCTTCAATCCCAGCACCACCATCAGCTACAGTGTGCCTGCAAATGGTGATGTAATGCTCAATATCTACAACGCGAAAGGCCAATTGGTAAACACGCTGGTGAGTGAGCACAAAAACAAAGGTAACTATCAGGTAGTCTGGCAAGGAAGAGATATGAGTGGCAATTCTGTCGCTTCCGGCTTGTATTTCACCCGCTTGGTATCTGGCGGAAAATCTATAAACAACAAAATGCTACTGCTGAAGTAG
- a CDS encoding T9SS type A sorting domain-containing protein has translation MKQYLLIAMLLLPLAVFAITRHVSLDGTQAYTSIQVAINDAQSGDVVLVYPGHYIENIDLSNKQNLILVSLEYTTEDTTYISTTIIDGSANANSTVIFYENAVNITLRGFSITGGRGYDYFNGASPRQIFGGGIFFHKNCSASLINLNIYDNIASIGGGMIIAENCSVTLSKVNIYNNIARYTGGGLSIGSSPQEGAPTIVFSQTDRCSIYNNFAQWGMDLHWHYIHYGTVSIYLKKFTVPTYERYYADHYDAGYDSSPYVVFDIQEAYLQPIDADIYVSPLGDDDNDGLSPATALKTPSLGMQRIASNPAQPRTVHLMAGEHHNLMMDEYIPIAMKDYTTLQGVSEAQTRLYAENLIDGTGVVTMGIRRFGMQMKNVSITTSMASALFSWEIFDCHYENITVENSSVSQWMVALGYINSDYTMKNITLSNNTAQYHDFGLYLKGAVIKLDKIVIRDSGVPWMPGPWDRGCGAFDIAVRDTLIVSNSRFVNNTHYSEDGFAQFRTYFGPQSSQVVIFDNCLFAGNTASGGVRNIDIFGGQSVDFINCTFANNTGTYPDYLRIGSYVNRIVNCIFSNNSNAFDIRTTIDTHIENSLFSKTNNIYRVYEDQSLNWGAHNITGTDPLFSGDDPTLPSYYCLFSDEENGYSPAIDAGTMNSAILPSGYVVPEYDAFGFNRVYGSQIDIGCYESQGYTGNEEELNPTVSNLQLANYPNPFNPSTTISYSVPTDGDVSLAIYNAKGQLVNTLVSEHKNKANYQVVWQGKDKSGNNVASGLYFTRLKSGGKSITNKMLLLK, from the coding sequence ATGAAACAATATTTACTAATAGCTATGCTACTGCTACCATTGGCGGTATTCGCTATTACCAGACACGTGTCCCTGGATGGAACTCAAGCCTATACTTCCATACAGGTGGCTATCAACGATGCCCAAAGTGGAGATGTGGTATTGGTGTATCCGGGACACTATATCGAGAATATAGATCTTTCTAACAAACAGAACCTCATCCTTGTCTCCCTGGAATATACGACCGAAGATACTACCTACATAAGTACTACGATCATCGATGGCTCTGCCAATGCGAATTCCACTGTAATCTTTTATGAAAACGCCGTGAATATCACCCTAAGAGGGTTTTCAATCACCGGGGGTAGGGGATATGACTACTTCAATGGTGCATCGCCGCGACAAATATTTGGAGGCGGAATATTCTTCCACAAAAACTGCAGTGCAAGCCTGATCAATCTCAATATCTATGATAACATAGCATCCATAGGGGGGGGTATGATTATTGCAGAGAATTGTTCTGTGACTTTATCAAAGGTGAATATCTATAACAATATTGCCAGATATACCGGAGGTGGCTTGTCGATTGGCAGTTCGCCCCAGGAAGGAGCACCAACGATAGTCTTCTCACAGACTGATAGGTGCAGCATCTACAACAATTTTGCCCAATGGGGCATGGACCTACATTGGCATTATATTCACTACGGTACGGTTTCCATCTATCTGAAGAAATTCACCGTGCCCACTTATGAACGCTATTATGCTGATCATTATGACGCAGGGTATGACAGCTCTCCTTATGTAGTGTTTGATATCCAGGAAGCCTATCTGCAACCGATTGATGCAGATATCTACGTAAGTCCCTTGGGTGATGACGACAATGATGGGCTTAGCCCTGCCACAGCCCTCAAAACTCCCTCGCTGGGCATGCAGAGAATTGCCAGTAATCCTGCTCAACCCCGGACAGTCCACCTGATGGCAGGAGAACATCATAACCTTATGATGGATGAATACATCCCCATCGCCATGAAGGATTATACCACATTGCAGGGTGTATCGGAAGCTCAAACGAGACTCTATGCCGAAAACCTGATTGATGGCACGGGAGTGGTAACCATGGGCATCAGGAGGTTTGGCATGCAGATGAAGAATGTATCCATCACCACAAGCATGGCATCTGCTCTCTTCAGTTGGGAAATCTTTGATTGCCATTATGAAAACATCACGGTTGAAAACTCATCAGTTAGTCAATGGATGGTAGCCTTGGGCTATATCAATAGCGATTATACTATGAAGAACATCACCTTGAGCAACAACACAGCCCAATATCACGACTTTGGCTTATATCTAAAAGGAGCAGTAATCAAGCTTGATAAGATCGTGATCAGGGACAGTGGCGTGCCTTGGATGCCGGGCCCTTGGGATCGAGGTTGTGGAGCTTTTGACATTGCGGTGCGGGATACCTTGATCGTCAGCAACAGCAGGTTCGTCAATAATACCCACTATTCAGAGGATGGATTTGCCCAGTTCAGGACTTATTTCGGGCCACAATCCAGCCAAGTGGTTATATTTGATAATTGTCTCTTTGCGGGCAATACCGCCAGCGGCGGAGTCAGAAATATTGATATCTTTGGTGGGCAGAGTGTTGATTTTATCAATTGCACCTTCGCCAATAATACCGGTACCTATCCAGATTACTTGCGTATTGGATCTTATGTAAACCGCATAGTGAATTGCATCTTTTCGAACAACAGCAATGCCTTTGATATCAGAACCACAATAGATACGCATATCGAAAACAGCCTATTCAGCAAAACTAACAATATCTACAGGGTGTACGAAGATCAATCCTTGAATTGGGGTGCGCATAACATCACTGGCACCGATCCCTTGTTCAGCGGTGATGATCCTACCCTGCCCAGCTATTATTGTCTGTTTTCGGATGAGGAAAATGGTTACTCACCAGCCATAGATGCCGGAACCATGAATTCTGCGATCTTGCCTTCAGGTTATGTTGTTCCTGAATATGATGCCTTTGGTTTTAACCGGGTCTATGGGTCGCAGATTGATATCGGTTGTTATGAATCACAGGGATATACAGGCAATGAGGAAGAGCTTAATCCAACTGTGAGCAATTTGCAATTAGCAAACTATCCCAATCCCTTCAATCCCAGCACCACGATCAGTTACAGTGTTCCCACCGATGGTGATGTAAGCCTTGCTATCTACAACGCCAAAGGCCAATTGGTAAACACGCTGGTGA